One part of the Mesomycoplasma conjunctivae genome encodes these proteins:
- a CDS encoding RDD family protein: protein MKKSAGFWIRFASGIIDISVLFSSFILLSWLLIASDKTLVYWKYYFWGISIIFIAIVYKIFIPLFWNKSLGQWICRIEIYFPDNKKRWAKLTTLLKRELLTTLNWVLTVIITLILIYPGLVNVIVKNIVELKTAKQSNLSVFDTIVISIINLIARINGIIFIVNILSILHQNNKNISDRISKTQIVWKNKWIAKLENQNIKVIKANWAQINWEDIN, encoded by the coding sequence ATGAAAAAAAGTGCTGGTTTTTGAATTAGATTTGCTAGCGGGATTATTGATATCAGTGTTCTTTTTTCAAGCTTTATTTTATTATCATGGCTACTTATTGCATCAGATAAAACACTTGTTTACTGAAAGTATTATTTTTGAGGAATAAGTATAATTTTCATTGCCATTGTCTATAAAATTTTTATTCCTTTATTTTGAAACAAAAGTCTTGGTCAATGAATTTGTCGGATAGAAATTTATTTTCCTGATAATAAAAAAAGGTGAGCAAAATTAACAACTTTGCTCAAAAGAGAACTTTTAACAACACTAAATTGAGTGCTAACAGTTATAATAACTCTAATTTTAATATATCCTGGTTTAGTCAATGTGATTGTCAAAAATATTGTTGAACTAAAAACAGCAAAACAGAGCAATCTAAGTGTTTTCGATACAATAGTGATTTCTATCATTAATTTAATAGCAAGAATTAATGGCATAATTTTTATTGTCAATATTTTGTCTATTTTGCATCAAAATAATAAAAATATTTCTGATCGCATCAGTAAAACGCAAATTGTTTGAAAAAATAAATGAATTGCTAAACTAGAAAATCAAAACATAAAAGTAATAAAAGCTAATTGAGCACAAATTAATTGAGAGGATATAAATTAA
- the rplK gene encoding 50S ribosomal protein L11, whose translation MAKKEVVRVAKLQFNAGQAKPGPALAGLGIVMPEFTKKFNDETKNRGSEPVPVEITVYKDKSFDFRLFTSPASYKIKQAAKIESGSSNSKTTKVAKITFEQLKEIAEYKLVDLNTDSIDKAILTIYGTAKQMGVEVEGIDEFLKQQGDK comes from the coding sequence ATGGCAAAAAAAGAAGTAGTTAGAGTTGCGAAGTTGCAATTTAACGCTGGGCAAGCAAAGCCAGGACCTGCACTAGCTGGACTTGGAATTGTAATGCCTGAATTTACTAAAAAGTTCAATGATGAAACTAAAAATCGTGGAAGTGAACCAGTTCCTGTTGAAATTACTGTCTACAAAGATAAAAGCTTTGATTTTCGTTTATTTACCTCACCAGCTTCATACAAAATTAAGCAAGCTGCTAAAATTGAAAGTGGTTCATCTAATAGTAAAACCACCAAGGTTGCAAAAATCACTTTTGAACAATTAAAAGAAATTGCTGAATACAAATTAGTAGATCTAAACACCGACAGCATTGACAAAGCTATCCTAACAATTTATGGAACAGCAAAACAAATGGGTGTTGAAGTTGAAGGTATTGATGAATTTTTAAAACAACAAGGAGATAAATAA
- a CDS encoding ATP-dependent helicase: protein MISSNSLLISLNEKQKIAVLSDHQYLRIVAGAGTGKTSVLTKKIAYIVIEKKAYPNQILALTFTNKAAIEMKERLQSLIGEKAKDVNMFTFHSLCNLILKYEGKNLSKISQIPINDGNFNIIDDRDQKNILRTIYDKLEISADEISYGKSLDFISKNKNKQVSLQDIEQEDNDDNSSKSKFIEIYKLYLQETAELGVVDFDDLQIYVKILFENNQEIAKKWQQKMKYVLVDEFQDTSSIQYDILKFFIKKETKLVVVGDPDQTIYSWRGAEPGLILNLEQDFPELKTVVLDLNYRSNQSILDAANQLIANNKNRIEKNLHSHKEWKDELEVKFYHGSSAQDEADWVINQIWEIANKEKSKFREIAILYRNHSYIRTIEDALVKKGIPHGTIGRKTLQDHKEIREIMHFWKVIESGDNFSFQQIINVPPKKIGISTLTKLNDLAKSYNYNLHDFLLFYYSGNIKLKIGDKIPLSNENQKKISTLFSNINWAKGKKLEIENKNNPKIKQFSLIMKLFLKGIGYLEQVRDTKEKNDIEKLLEAYYIQLDEWQKHNPSKNLRDYIDDISLDSQLDFHANNSVKLMTIHSSKGLEFDNVFVVGMVQGIFPSIQILRSKKNTFQEEYEEERRLAFVAITRARNKLFISDANIARLRPDSNNRDLGETSRFVREMKIKSQQIQQFTKFDIQGKLNYINANNIEYHQGEFVKHIKFGKGQILEVQDNFLVIKFLDLDGKNAIKTIMKQHKSIEKI, encoded by the coding sequence ATGATATCGAGTAATAGTTTATTAATAAGCTTGAATGAAAAACAAAAAATTGCTGTTTTAAGTGATCACCAATATTTACGAATTGTTGCAGGTGCAGGAACTGGAAAAACTAGTGTTTTAACTAAAAAAATTGCTTATATTGTTATCGAAAAAAAAGCATATCCCAATCAAATTTTAGCACTAACTTTTACTAATAAAGCCGCTATAGAAATGAAGGAAAGGCTTCAAAGTCTCATTGGTGAAAAAGCAAAAGATGTTAACATGTTCACCTTTCACTCATTGTGTAATTTGATTTTAAAATATGAAGGTAAAAATCTTTCCAAGATTAGTCAAATTCCCATCAATGATGGTAATTTTAACATCATTGATGATCGTGATCAAAAAAATATTTTAAGGACTATTTATGATAAACTAGAGATCAGTGCCGATGAAATATCTTATGGAAAAAGTTTAGATTTTATTAGCAAAAACAAAAATAAACAAGTTAGTTTGCAAGATATTGAACAAGAAGACAACGATGATAATTCTAGCAAAAGTAAATTTATAGAAATTTATAAATTGTATCTGCAAGAAACTGCAGAGCTAGGTGTTGTTGACTTTGATGACTTGCAAATATATGTGAAAATCTTGTTTGAAAATAACCAAGAAATTGCTAAAAAATGACAACAAAAAATGAAATATGTCCTTGTCGATGAGTTTCAAGATACCTCTTCAATTCAATATGATATTTTAAAATTTTTTATCAAAAAGGAGACCAAACTAGTTGTCGTTGGTGATCCTGATCAAACAATTTATAGCTGACGAGGTGCCGAGCCTGGTCTTATTTTAAACTTAGAACAAGATTTTCCTGAACTAAAAACAGTGGTTTTAGATTTAAATTATCGCTCTAACCAGTCAATATTAGATGCTGCTAATCAATTAATAGCTAACAATAAAAATAGAATTGAAAAGAATTTGCACTCACATAAAGAATGAAAAGATGAACTAGAAGTCAAATTTTATCATGGTAGTTCTGCTCAAGACGAAGCTGACTGAGTAATTAATCAAATTTGAGAAATTGCTAATAAAGAAAAAAGCAAATTTAGAGAAATTGCTATTTTATATCGTAATCACTCATATATTCGCACTATTGAGGATGCTCTTGTAAAAAAAGGAATTCCTCATGGAACAATTGGTCGGAAAACATTACAGGACCACAAGGAAATTCGCGAAATTATGCATTTTTGAAAAGTAATTGAAAGTGGTGATAATTTTTCTTTTCAACAAATAATCAATGTGCCGCCAAAAAAAATAGGAATTTCTACCTTAACTAAATTAAATGATTTAGCAAAAAGTTACAACTATAATCTCCATGATTTTCTACTTTTTTATTACTCAGGAAATATTAAATTAAAAATTGGCGACAAAATTCCACTAAGCAATGAAAATCAGAAAAAAATATCTACTCTTTTTTCCAATATTAATTGAGCTAAAGGTAAAAAATTAGAAATTGAAAACAAAAATAACCCAAAAATCAAACAATTTTCTTTAATAATGAAATTGTTTTTAAAAGGAATTGGTTATCTTGAACAAGTTAGAGATACTAAAGAAAAAAATGACATTGAAAAACTTTTAGAAGCCTACTACATACAGTTAGATGAGTGACAAAAACATAATCCTAGTAAAAATTTAAGAGATTATATCGATGATATTTCCTTGGATAGTCAGCTAGATTTTCATGCTAATAATTCTGTAAAACTAATGACAATTCACTCATCCAAAGGTCTAGAATTTGATAATGTTTTTGTTGTCGGAATGGTGCAAGGAATATTTCCTTCTATTCAAATTCTTAGGTCAAAAAAGAACACTTTTCAAGAAGAATATGAAGAAGAGCGCCGTTTAGCTTTTGTAGCAATCACAAGAGCTCGAAATAAACTCTTTATTTCAGATGCTAACATAGCAAGACTTCGTCCTGATAGTAATAATCGTGATTTAGGTGAGACTTCTAGGTTTGTTAGAGAAATGAAAATTAAATCACAGCAAATTCAGCAGTTTACTAAGTTTGATATTCAAGGAAAATTAAACTATATCAACGCGAATAATATTGAATACCACCAAGGTGAATTTGTAAAACATATTAAATTTGGTAAGGGACAAATTCTTGAAGTTCAAGATAATTTTTTAGTAATAAAGTTTCTTGATTTAGATGGTAAAAATGCTATCAAAACAATCATGAAACAGCACAAATCTATCGAAAAAATATAA
- the asnS gene encoding asparagine--tRNA ligase: MAIKKIISKPELHSSENLKIKGWVTNIRGNLNIKFVEINDGSSIVNLQCVLKKDKIDFEKISNLSLGSAIEVSGVFKYTPERQQSGELIVDKIDILSLSDVNEFPIQNKETTVEFLRQIPHIRHRTKLFRAVMRLRSALFFEINSFFENEGFLNFSAPILTSNDGEGAGETFLVDDEKGGFFNKKTTLGVTGQLHAESYALGFGKVYTFAPTFRAEKSNTKKHAAEFWMVEPEVAFFNLQDIIGLGDKMLKFVIKNVLEKNKDEFDFLEKYLGIKIRQRLLEFYKSPVKQIDYKDAIELLLKHKDQFEVQDLYFGADLKTEHERFLAENIFNAPVAVINYPKSLKAFYMHQNDDGKSVAAFDLLVPGIGELIGGSQREVRYEKLLERIQELNMSQEDLQWYLDLRKFGNAGSSGFGLGFERLVMYITGIDNIRDVIPFPRTNKNILM; this comes from the coding sequence ATGGCTATTAAAAAAATTATTTCTAAACCTGAACTTCACAGTTCGGAAAACTTAAAAATTAAAGGTTGAGTTACCAACATTAGAGGAAATTTAAACATTAAATTTGTTGAAATTAATGATGGATCTTCAATTGTAAATTTACAGTGTGTTCTTAAAAAGGACAAAATTGATTTTGAAAAAATTAGCAATTTATCTCTTGGTAGTGCTATTGAGGTTTCAGGTGTTTTTAAATACACACCAGAGCGCCAACAAAGCGGAGAATTAATTGTTGATAAAATTGATATTTTATCCTTATCAGATGTTAATGAGTTTCCAATTCAAAACAAGGAAACAACTGTTGAATTTTTAAGACAAATTCCGCATATTAGACACAGGACTAAACTTTTTAGAGCAGTTATGCGCTTAAGATCTGCTCTGTTTTTTGAAATTAATTCCTTTTTTGAAAATGAAGGTTTTTTAAATTTTTCTGCCCCAATTTTAACCTCTAATGATGGTGAAGGAGCTGGTGAAACATTTTTAGTAGATGATGAAAAAGGTGGATTTTTTAACAAAAAAACAACCTTGGGAGTTACAGGACAATTGCATGCTGAATCATATGCACTGGGTTTTGGAAAAGTCTATACTTTTGCTCCTACTTTCCGTGCTGAAAAATCTAATACTAAAAAACATGCAGCCGAATTTTGAATGGTTGAACCAGAGGTAGCTTTTTTTAATTTACAAGATATTATTGGCCTAGGCGACAAAATGCTCAAATTTGTTATCAAAAATGTTTTAGAAAAAAACAAAGATGAATTTGATTTTCTTGAAAAATACTTAGGTATCAAAATAAGACAAAGACTTTTGGAATTTTATAAATCACCTGTTAAACAGATAGATTATAAAGATGCAATTGAATTATTACTTAAACACAAAGATCAATTTGAAGTTCAGGATCTCTATTTTGGTGCTGACCTTAAAACTGAGCATGAGCGTTTCTTAGCCGAAAATATTTTTAACGCACCAGTTGCAGTTATTAACTATCCAAAGTCTTTAAAAGCTTTTTATATGCACCAAAACGATGATGGAAAATCAGTTGCTGCTTTTGACTTATTGGTGCCAGGTATTGGAGAATTGATTGGTGGTTCACAAAGAGAAGTTCGTTATGAAAAATTACTAGAGAGAATTCAAGAACTCAATATGAGCCAGGAAGATCTCCAATGATATTTAGATTTAAGAAAATTTGGTAATGCAGGATCCTCAGGTTTTGGTCTTGGTTTTGAAAGACTTGTAATGTATATTACAGGTATTGATAATATCCGTGATGTTATTCCATTCCCAAGAACTAACAAAAATATTTTAATGTAA